The Mesorhizobium loti DNA segment ACAGCACAGCGTGGATCATGCCTCTAGGCACAGCGACACGGGCGTTGTGTGTTTCCTCGGCGGTGTGCGCCGAGGCGTCGAAGCCGGTGATCGTGTAAAGCGGGTAGAGAAGGCCGATCAGGAAGGCCACGAGCGCCGTACGAGCCGTCGGAACATAGCCACCACCGGGATCGCCGGTCGTGTTGACGAAAGTCGTCAGCCGCGCAAGATCGAAGCCATGCGCGCCCCAGATCAGGAAAGTCAGCGTCAGCACGACTGCAACAACGAGGATGAGATAGCCGGAAAAGTCGGTCAACATCGTCGTCGTCTTGATGCCGAGATGATTGAAGAGGCCTTGGGTGACGGTAATCAAGACTACTGCCGCCGTCTGCTGCCAGAAGCCCCAGGTCGATGTGTCCCAACCGAAGATCGGACCCGCGACGAGCCCTTGAAATAGCAGATAGACGCCGACATTCACCGAAGCCACGACGAAGATCAGGCCAAGCAGGTTGATCCAGGCCGTTGCCCAACCCCAGCCGCGTCCACCGAGAATCGACGACCAGTGATAGAGGCCGCCGGCGGTCGGATAGGCCGAGCCGATCTGGCCGAGCGAGGCCGCGACGATAAGAGCGAAGACACCGCCGATGACCCAGCCAACGGTCGCCTCGAAACCGCTGCCGGTACCCATGGCCAGCGGAAATGAGGTGATGCCACCGGCCAGAATGCAAATGATCGAGAAGGATATGGCGAAGTTGGAGAAGCCGCTCATGCGGCGGGCCAGTTCCTGGGCGTAGCCCATACTGTGAAGGATCTTTACGTCCTCCGATTTCTCTGTGTGATCCGTTGTCATGCTGGAGTTCCCCTTATGGTTCTTAGCTGGCCGATTGAACTGACTTTCCCATTGCGCGTTGTCGAGAGCCCTTGGCCTCCTCCGGCTCCAGATCCGAAAAAATGCCCGTGAGCAGATCCGCCCATTTCCGCTGCCCGGCTTCGCCGGCGATTTCGTCGTTGCGGATTTCGATCATCGCGCAGGGCAGCCCGCGCGAGCGCGCATGCCGTTCCAGCGTGAAATAGACGCGGTCGGCCGGCGAATAGGGTTCGTTGACGCCGACGGTGACGCCGGCAAGCCGCTTCAGCGCCGATATCAGCGGCGACGCCAGCCGCTGATCGTCATCGTGGATGATGCCGATATGCCAGGGCCGGTTGCGGCCCTTGTAGACCGGGGTGAAGGAGTGCACTGAAACCAGGCGGGTCTCCTGCCCGCGCGCCAGCCTGCCGTCGACAATCTGCTCGATGGCTGCATGAAACGGCTGCCACGAAAGTGCAACGCGCGCCGCGCGCTGCTTTTCCGACAGCCCGGTATTGCCCGGTATCGCCGTGGTCTCGCTGACCGGCGGCACCAGGTCTGGCGCGTCGAGCGGTCGGTTGCAGTCGATGACAAGGCGAGAAATGCGGGTTTCAACCAGCGTCGCGTCGAGCGCCTCGGCCATGCGCAACGCAACCGGCAGCGCGCCTGGGTCCCAGGCGATGTGGCGGGACAGGTCCTCGGCGGCAAGGCCCAACGTTCCGAATTCGGCGGGCAGGAAATTGGAAGCGTGGTCGCAGGTCAGCACGAATGGGCTTGACCCGCCTGGGTTGGTCACCCTCACGGTATCAGACGATGCAAGGCTGGCGGGCCGTGCTTTCTCCATAGTCTGCCGTCCCCGGGGAGCGCTGTATCGTATGTTACGTATTTTGCCTCATTGCGTCCCTATGGATGATTTCATACACTTTACCCGGCTTTGTCAAATACGATCTCATGGGCCAGGCCAAGAGGTGGGGGAAAAGATGATTTCCAGCATTGCCGAACTGATCGCCGACCGCATCGGCACGATGCCGGCCGGCGAACGGCGCGCTGCGCAGACGCTGATTGCCAGCTATCCGATGATCGGCCTGAAGACGGTCGCCGAATTCTCGGCCGCGGCCGGCGTCTCCTCGCCGACGATCCTTCGTTTCGTGGCCCGGCTCGGCTTCCAGAACTATCCGGAATTCCAGTCGAGCCTGCAGGACGAACTGGCGGCGCAGCTGCAGTCGCCGGCGATACGCACGCTCAACCCGCCCTCGCCCGGTGGTGGCACGGTCTCGCCGATGCTGGAAGCGACGCTCGACAATATGCGCGAAACCTTCCGCCACCTCTCCGACAAGCAGCTTGCGGACATCGCCGCGCGGCTTGCCGACCGGCGTGGCAAGACGTTCCTGATCGGCGGCCGTTTCACCGATCCGCTGGCGCGTTACATGGCCGCCCACCTCGCTGTCATCCAGCCAGATGTCTTTCACCTGGCCGGCCAGGAGAGCATGTGGCGCGACAGGCTGATCGACATGGGCAAGCGCGACGTGCTGGTGATCTTCGACATCAGGCGCTACCAGGACAGTCTCGTCCGCTTCGCCGAGAAGGCGCATCAGCGCGGCGTCCAGATCGTGCTGTTCACCGACCAGTGGCTGTCGCCGATCGCCCGGTTTGCTCGCCACGTCATCGCCGGACGAACCGCGGTGCCGTCGGCATGGGATTCCTCGGCCGCGCTTTTCGTCGTCGCCGAAACGCTGATTGGCGCCGTCACCAGACAGCTCGAGGCCGACGGCGCCCGCCGCATCCGCGAAATGGAAGGCCTGCGTTAGCAGGTCCCGGCCAATTACATCCGGCAACCGCGCGTCCCGCATTCACGTTACCGAGATTTAATGTGCACGATTGCGTGATAATTGCCATAAACCGGTGATACCGGGATGTGGCGTGGCCAGGTTGCGCCGCCAGCCCTTATCGTCGCTGCATCCGCTTCCACCTGGAACCGGCAGACGATTTCTGCCGCTGGAGTATCGATGCCGAGTTGGAAGCAGATTGTCCTTGCGTTCGTGATCGTGGTCGCCGCCGCGGCTGCGTGGGCGCGCTTCTACCCCGGTGCTCCGCAAGTGCTGGCGCGCTGGGGCATCGACTGGGCCTATGGCGCGACACCTCCAGTAAAGGACACGGCGGCGGCTGGCTCCCGGCGAGCGGCGCGTAATGGCGCCCAGATTGCCACCATCGTCGCCGCGCCGGCCGGCAGCGCGACCATCAACGACCGCTTGCAGGCGATCGGCACCGGCCGCGCCAACGCCTCGGTGACCGTCAATCCCTACAGTTCCGGCCGCCTTGCCGAATTGCTGGTCGAATCCGGCAGCCATGTCGACAAGGGACAGGTCATCGCGACGCTCGATTCCGAAACCGAAATCATCGCGCAGGACCGGGCCAAGCTCGCCTTGCAGGACGCGCAGTCCAAGCTTGACCGCGTCAAGTCGCTGCGCGCCTCCAATGCCGCAACGCCTGTCGCCGTTGCCGACGCCGAGGTGGTGCTGGCAGGCGCGAAGCTGGCGCTGCAGGATGCAGAACTTGCGTTGCAGCGCCGCTCGATTCTGGCGCCGATATCGGGCACTGTCGGCATCCTGCCGATCTCCGCCGGCAACTATGTAACCAACCAGTCGGCGATCGCCACGCTCGATGACCGCTCCTCGATCCTGGTCGATTTCCAGGTGCCGGAGCGCTTCGCCGCCGCCGTCAGGGTCGGCGCGCAGCTGACGGCGACGCCGATCGCAAATCCGAGCAACGCCTATACCGGCACGGTGTCGGCCATCGACAACCATATCGACGAGAAAAGCCGCACGCTGCTGGTCAAGGCCAAGATCGCCAATCCCGCCGATTCGCTGCGCGCCGGCATATCGTTTTCCATCACCATGAAATTCCCCGGCGAAACCTATCCGGCCGTCAGCCCGCTGGCGATCCTGTGGGGGTCGGACGGCGCCTATGTCTGGCAGATCGAGGACGGCAAGGCCAAACGCGTGCCGGTGCGTATCATCCAGCGCAACACAGAGACCGTGCTGATCGACGCCGAGATCGACAGCGGCGACATGCTGGTCACCGAAGGCACGCAGAGCGTCAGCGAGGGTGGCGAGGTCCGCATCGCCGGCGAGGAGCAGCATTCCGCCAACACCGCCGAAGGCTCATGACCGGCCCCGTCAACGCCGCCGGCGATACCGGCTTCACCGCGCTCTTCATCCGCAGGCCGGTCATGGCCTTCGTGCTCAACGTCCTCATCGCGGTTGCCGGCCTCGCAGCCTTCTACGGCGTCGAGATCCGCGAACTGCCGGACGTCGATCGTGCCGTGGTCACCGTCTCGACCACCTTCGCGGGGGCTGCCGCCGAAACCGTCGACCGCGAACTGACCGATACGATCGAGGGTGCGGTGGCCCGTGTCTCCGGCGTCAAGTCGATCTCGTCCTCTTCCTCCTTCGGCCAGAGCCGCGTCACCATCGAATTCAACGACGGCGTCGATCTCAACGTCGCCGCCTCCGATGTGCGCGATGCCGTCGGCCGCGTCGCCAACCTGATGCCGGACACCGCCGATCCGCCGCGCATCGTCAAGGCCGATGCCAATTCCGACCCGGTGATGCGGCTGGCGGTGACCTCGGACAACATGTCGATCCAGGACATGACCGTCGTGGTCCAGGACCAGATCGAGGACGAACTGGCCGCCGTACCCGGCGTCGCCGACGTCCAGGTCTATGGCGACCGCGCCAAGATCTTCCGCATCGACGTCGACCAGAACAAGCTCGCCAGCCTCGGCTTCACGGTCGCCGATCTCAGGGCAGCCCTGGCCTCCGTCGCTTTCGATTCCCCGGCTGGGTCGATCACCACCACCAACCAGGACCTGATCGTCCGCACGACCGCCGACGTAACCACGCCCGAGGAGTTCGAAAACATTATCATCGGCGGCACGACGCGCATCCGCGACGTCGCCACCGTCACGCTCGGCCCCGATGTCGGCCAGACCGCGCTGCGCTCGGATGGCAAGACCGGCATCGGCATCGGCGTCATCCGCCAGGCGGAATCGAACCCGCTGGACATCTCGACCGGCGTCCAGGCCGCCGTCGCCAAGCTGCAGGAAAACCTGCCCAAGGGCATGGCGATCAAGATCACCAGCGACGATGCCGTCTTCGTCAAGGGCGCGGTGCACGAGGTCGAGATCGCGCTCGGCCTGTCGGTGACGATGGTGCTGATCGTCATCTACATCTTCCTGCTCGACTGGCGTGCCACGCTGATCCCCGGCCTGTCGATGCCGGTCGCCATGATCGGCACCATCGCCGCCATTTATCTCGCCGGCTTCTCGGTCAACATCCTGACGCTGCTTGCCATGGTGCTGGCGACGGGCCTTGTCGTCGACGACGCCATCGTCGTTCTGGAAAACATCGTGCGACGACGCAATGAGGGCATGGGGCCACGCGCGGCCGCCGTGCTCGGCGCGCAGGAAGTGTTCTTCGCCGTCGTCGCCACGACGCTGACGCTGGTCGCCGTCTTCGTGCCGATCTCCTTCCTGCCCGGCCAGACCGGCGGTCTGTTCCGCGAATTCGGCTTCGTGCTTGCCATGTCGGTGCTGCTGTCCTGCGTGGTGGCGCTGACGTTATGCCCGATGCTCGCCTCGCGCATGCTGACCAGCGCCTCGCTCCATCACGAGGGCGGCCACGGCATCGGCGCCCGTATCGGCGGCGCCTTGAATGCCGCCTACAAGCGCACCCTGCACGCTTGCCTCGATGCGCCCTGGATCGTGGTTCTGGTCGCGGTGCTGTTTGCCGGCATCGCCTTCACCCTGTTCGGCACCATCCGCCAGGAACTGACGCCCACCGAGGACCGCGCGGCCGTGCTACTGCGCATCAATGCCCCACAAGGCGTCAGCCTCGACTACACGACGCAGCAGATGCAGAGGATCGAGAAGCTGATCCAGCCGATGCGCGATTCCGGCGAGATCCGCTCGACCTTCGAGAATGCCGGCCAGAACGGTTCCTACAATTCCGGCTTTATGGTGATGACGCTGGCGCCCTGGAACGAGCGCAGCCGCAGCCAGCAGGAGATCATGGCCGAGATCAGCCAGCTGACCAAGCAGGTGCCGAGCGTACGCATCTACCCGGTGCAGCCCAACAGCCTCGGCATCCGCGGCGCCGGCAACGGTTTGCAGTTCGCGCTGGTCGGCAACAGTCGCAAGGCGCTCGGCGACGCGGCGGTGAAGATCATCGCCGAGATGCAGAAGGATCCGCGCTTCCAGACGCCGCGCCTGTCGATCGACCCGACGCAACCGCAGCTGGCCGTCGCCATCGACCGCGAGCGTGCCTCCGACCTCGGCATCGACATATCAGGCCTCGCCGACACCATGCAGGCCATGCTCGACGGCAACGACGTCGTCGACGTCTACATCGCCGACCGCAGCTATGGCGTGAAGCTGGTCTCGACCACCAATCCGATCAACGATCCGACCGATCTGGAAAATGTCTTCCTGAAGACTGCCGATGGCCGCTTCGTGCCGATGTCGACCATCGCCACGCTGACCGAGCGCGCCGTGCCGCCGTCGCTGTCGCGTGAGCAGCAGCAGCCGTCGGTGGCCATCACCTCCAACCTTTCAGGCAATTTCGCGCTTGGTGATGCGCTGAGCCAAGCCGAGGAGATCGCCACGCCGTTCCTGCCGCCGGGCAGCCGCATCCTGCCGCTGGCCGAGGCCGCGACGCTGGGCGAAACCAACAGCGCCATGGTCACCATCTTCGGCTTCGCGCTGGTCATCATCCTGCTGGTGCTGGCCGCCCAGTTCGAAAGTTTCGTCAGCGCCGTCATCATCATGGCAACGGTGCCGCTTGGTTTGGCCTGCGCCATCTTCGCGCTGCTGCTGTCCGGCACCAGCCTCAACGCCTACAGCCAGATCGGTCTTGTGCTTCTGGTCGGCGTCATGGCCAAGAACGGCATCCTGATCGTCGAATTCGCCAACCAGTTGCGCGACCGCGGGCTCGGTGTGCGCGAGGCGATCGAGCAGGCCTCGATCATCCGCCTACGGCCGGTGATGATGACGATGATCTGCACCATCCTTGGCGGCGTGCCGCTGGTGCTGGCCGCCGGCGCGGGTGCCGAGGCACGCGTGGCGCTCGGCTGGGTCATCGTCGGCGGGCTGGGGCTGGCCACCATATCGACACTGTTCCTGACGCCAGTCGCCTATCTCCTGCTTGGCCGCTTCGTCACCCCGAAGACCCATGAGGAGACACGCCTCAAGCGCGAGCTCGAGGAAGCCGCTTACGTCGGTGTGGAGCCCGCGGAGTAGCTGCTACTTCAGCAACCGGCCTTCGATCGACCAGCGCGCGGCAAGGAAATTCAGCACCGCCGCCACGATGACACCGACGACCTTCGCCGGCCACACGCCGGCAATGCCGGCGAACAGCGCGATCGACAGGCTGGAGACGCCGAGCGAAATCAGCGCCCCAAGCGAGACGAAGCGCAGGAAGGCGTCATGCAGCCGGATGGCCTGGTTGCGTTCGAACGACCAGAAACCATTGGCCACGAAAGAGAAGACGACGGCGATCGACCATGAGACGACGTTGGCCGGCAGCGGCGGGACATGCAGCTTGAGCAGCAGGAAAAAGCCGGCAAGGTCGATGGCCGTGTTCACCAGCCCGACTAGGGCAAAGCGCACGATCTTGCTGCCGGTCGAACGGCGGGGCTGGTCGGCGCCACTCATCCCTTGCCGTCCATGATCTCGACGCCGGCGCGGGCGAGGCTCGCACCGAACGCGTCCGAAGCCAGCGCCGCGTATTCCACCTCGCGCACGCCTTGCATCGGGTCGCGCGCCCGCAGCGTCTCGTCGACATGGCCGGGGTGGCACATGAACAGGCCTCGTTCCGGCAGCGCCTCGACAGCGGCCTGCAGAACCGGCTCGAACCGTTCGGGTTGCCGCCAGTCATAGATACCGGTCAGCGGCGCGAAAAGGGTGAACCCGGCGCGGGCCATCGAGCGGTTGAAGCCGGCAGCCACGGCAGCGATTGCCGCGACTTTCGGCGCCACGGCGGCATTGCCCAGCGCCGGCGCACCGCGCAGCGCCGGCCTGCCGCCAGCTTCGGAAAAATGCGCCCGCAGCCATTTGCGCACGACAGGCAGGAAATGCACGTGCTGGTGCCCGTCTATGAAGTCAGGTTGGCGGCCAAGCGCTTCGACGAAGCGGCTGTACTGCGCGTCGAGCTCGGCATGGACATCCCGCTCGTCAATGTTTCCGCGCAGGACCGGCAGTGCCAAGGAACGCAGCGGCGGCAGCCGGCCTTCCGGCGCCAGGCTCGATTGGCCGGTGGTGGCCGGCTGGTCGGTGAGGGTCAGGTGCAGCCCGACCGCGGCACGGCCGCACAGCAGCTTTATACGCGCCGCCGCATCCGGCCATTCCGGAAAGCCGGTCATGCAACTGGTGCCGGTCAGCCGGCCGCGATCGAGCAGGTCGAGAATTCCGGCGGAGACGCCGGGTGCCAGGCCATAGTCGTCGGCGATCAGGCGGATGCGCCGCGTCATGCGCCCGGCGGCCTGTCCGGAACGTCGCCACGCACGACATCGCGTACGATATAGACCGGCCGATCCTTACTTTCCGAGAGCGTGACCCAGACATATTCGCCGATCAGGCCGAGCAAGGTGAGATTGAGGCCGCCGAGCAGGACGA contains these protein-coding regions:
- a CDS encoding AcrB/AcrD/AcrF multidrug efflux protein, which translates into the protein MTGPVNAAGDTGFTALFIRRPVMAFVLNVLIAVAGLAAFYGVEIRELPDVDRAVVTVSTTFAGAAAETVDRELTDTIEGAVARVSGVKSISSSSSFGQSRVTIEFNDGVDLNVAASDVRDAVGRVANLMPDTADPPRIVKADANSDPVMRLAVTSDNMSIQDMTVVVQDQIEDELAAVPGVADVQVYGDRAKIFRIDVDQNKLASLGFTVADLRAALASVAFDSPAGSITTTNQDLIVRTTADVTTPEEFENIIIGGTTRIRDVATVTLGPDVGQTALRSDGKTGIGIGVIRQAESNPLDISTGVQAAVAKLQENLPKGMAIKITSDDAVFVKGAVHEVEIALGLSVTMVLIVIYIFLLDWRATLIPGLSMPVAMIGTIAAIYLAGFSVNILTLLAMVLATGLVVDDAIVVLENIVRRRNEGMGPRAAAVLGAQEVFFAVVATTLTLVAVFVPISFLPGQTGGLFREFGFVLAMSVLLSCVVALTLCPMLASRMLTSASLHHEGGHGIGARIGGALNAAYKRTLHACLDAPWIVVLVAVLFAGIAFTLFGTIRQELTPTEDRAAVLLRINAPQGVSLDYTTQQMQRIEKLIQPMRDSGEIRSTFENAGQNGSYNSGFMVMTLAPWNERSRSQQEIMAEISQLTKQVPSVRIYPVQPNSLGIRGAGNGLQFALVGNSRKALGDAAVKIIAEMQKDPRFQTPRLSIDPTQPQLAVAIDRERASDLGIDISGLADTMQAMLDGNDVVDVYIADRSYGVKLVSTTNPINDPTDLENVFLKTADGRFVPMSTIATLTERAVPPSLSREQQQPSVAITSNLSGNFALGDALSQAEEIATPFLPPGSRILPLAEAATLGETNSAMVTIFGFALVIILLVLAAQFESFVSAVIIMATVPLGLACAIFALLLSGTSLNAYSQIGLVLLVGVMAKNGILIVEFANQLRDRGLGVREAIEQASIIRLRPVMMTMICTILGGVPLVLAAGAGAEARVALGWVIVGGLGLATISTLFLTPVAYLLLGRFVTPKTHEETRLKRELEEAAYVGVEPAE
- a CDS encoding YdjC family protein, yielding MTRRIRLIADDYGLAPGVSAGILDLLDRGRLTGTSCMTGFPEWPDAAARIKLLCGRAAVGLHLTLTDQPATTGQSSLAPEGRLPPLRSLALPVLRGNIDERDVHAELDAQYSRFVEALGRQPDFIDGHQHVHFLPVVRKWLRAHFSEAGGRPALRGAPALGNAAVAPKVAAIAAVAAGFNRSMARAGFTLFAPLTGIYDWRQPERFEPVLQAAVEALPERGLFMCHPGHVDETLRARDPMQGVREVEYAALASDAFGASLARAGVEIMDGKG
- a CDS encoding amino acid transporter, translating into MTTDHTEKSEDVKILHSMGYAQELARRMSGFSNFAISFSIICILAGGITSFPLAMGTGSGFEATVGWVIGGVFALIVAASLGQIGSAYPTAGGLYHWSSILGGRGWGWATAWINLLGLIFVVASVNVGVYLLFQGLVAGPIFGWDTSTWGFWQQTAAVVLITVTQGLFNHLGIKTTTMLTDFSGYLILVVAVVLTLTFLIWGAHGFDLARLTTFVNTTGDPGGGYVPTARTALVAFLIGLLYPLYTITGFDASAHTAEETHNARVAVPRGMIHAVLWSLVFGFVMAVSFVLASPDLVATAKDGGNAWFNLFNNLPAPTWLKALLGIAIVLSNYLCALAGLTSTSRMIFAFSRDGGLPGSSLWKQVSPTWRTPVPAIWLGVVLSIAATLYSPAFAALAAGCALFLYVSYAMPIAAGLLAEGKSWTEFGPFRLGVWSKPFAVITVLGVLVLMYAGIQPPFDILINYAIGLIILLVVLWFGIESRRFKGPPIGADIARRAAEIAAAEKAVGQTAG
- a CDS encoding transcriptional regulator translates to MISSIAELIADRIGTMPAGERRAAQTLIASYPMIGLKTVAEFSAAAGVSSPTILRFVARLGFQNYPEFQSSLQDELAAQLQSPAIRTLNPPSPGGGTVSPMLEATLDNMRETFRHLSDKQLADIAARLADRRGKTFLIGGRFTDPLARYMAAHLAVIQPDVFHLAGQESMWRDRLIDMGKRDVLVIFDIRRYQDSLVRFAEKAHQRGVQIVLFTDQWLSPIARFARHVIAGRTAVPSAWDSSAALFVVAETLIGAVTRQLEADGARRIREMEGLR
- a CDS encoding RND family efflux transporter MFP subunit — its product is MPSWKQIVLAFVIVVAAAAAWARFYPGAPQVLARWGIDWAYGATPPVKDTAAAGSRRAARNGAQIATIVAAPAGSATINDRLQAIGTGRANASVTVNPYSSGRLAELLVESGSHVDKGQVIATLDSETEIIAQDRAKLALQDAQSKLDRVKSLRASNAATPVAVADAEVVLAGAKLALQDAELALQRRSILAPISGTVGILPISAGNYVTNQSAIATLDDRSSILVDFQVPERFAAAVRVGAQLTATPIANPSNAYTGTVSAIDNHIDEKSRTLLVKAKIANPADSLRAGISFSITMKFPGETYPAVSPLAILWGSDGAYVWQIEDGKAKRVPVRIIQRNTETVLIDAEIDSGDMLVTEGTQSVSEGGEVRIAGEEQHSANTAEGS
- a CDS encoding N-formylglutamate amidohydrolase gives rise to the protein MLTCDHASNFLPAEFGTLGLAAEDLSRHIAWDPGALPVALRMAEALDATLVETRISRLVIDCNRPLDAPDLVPPVSETTAIPGNTGLSEKQRAARVALSWQPFHAAIEQIVDGRLARGQETRLVSVHSFTPVYKGRNRPWHIGIIHDDDQRLASPLISALKRLAGVTVGVNEPYSPADRVYFTLERHARSRGLPCAMIEIRNDEIAGEAGQRKWADLLTGIFSDLEPEEAKGSRQRAMGKSVQSAS
- a CDS encoding GtrA family protein: MSGADQPRRSTGSKIVRFALVGLVNTAIDLAGFFLLLKLHVPPLPANVVSWSIAVVFSFVANGFWSFERNQAIRLHDAFLRFVSLGALISLGVSSLSIALFAGIAGVWPAKVVGVIVAAVLNFLAARWSIEGRLLK